The Ovis aries strain OAR_USU_Benz2616 breed Rambouillet chromosome 11, ARS-UI_Ramb_v3.0, whole genome shotgun sequence genome window below encodes:
- the LOC101108930 gene encoding uncharacterized protein C5orf34 homolog gives MKTHILIDVSEVRWPGLDTDDGMTCMQSGTVRISSLDGHAYLCLPKSQHEFTVHFLCKVSQQPDSSIEASEKNNKGKKDKQVEKTGKICTHGSLSGQRLKNKENELYHQIMKSKEHSEKSCVNGAKRREVLSSPRTKDICVDTWVKQCWSVASCPEEWKYPLSLALRFHNKISSMSGIDADITQKRMLTSDVSEERGKEVSVLPRAPLLSCPAPHLHRWNFSDSLSQKQFGEEEYSYHGLVKVVWYKGVTYRLTHKHMNSIEIYPGDGSVFKSEGAYLGNYFTYYSIQEESEEREEKTYSVNNLPPDRPGSPFSVCSLIKQATRILQHCAKMRLSLSHNYRICCPGINDSSVLLPLLLRESFVPCVGRFLAYSDDKVHAIFLDGITLTLNWNFGSFIERDR, from the coding sequence ATGAAAACGCATATCTTGATTGATGTCTCAGAAGTGAGATGGCCCGGTCTTGACACTGATGATGGCATGACGTGTATGCAGAGCGGCACTGTGAGGATATCATCTTTAGATGGTCACGCATACCTTTGCCTGCCCAAATCTCAGCATGAATTTACAGTACATTTTTTGTGTAAAGTAAGCCAGCAGCCAGACTCATCTATAGAAGcgtctgaaaaaaataataaaggcaaaAAGGACAAACAAGttgaaaaaactggaaaaatctgTACCCATGGAAGTTTATCAGGACAGAgactgaagaataaagaaaatgaactttatcatcagatcatgaaatccaaagaacattcagagaAGAGTTGTGTGAATGGAGCCAAACGGAGGGAGGTGCTGTCCTCACCTCGTACGAAGGACATTTGTGTAGACACATGGGTAAAGCAGTGCTGGTCTGTGGCCTCCTGTCCGGAGGAATGGAAATACCCTTTGTCTTTAGCACTTCgttttcataataaaatcagCAGTATGTCTGGAATTGATGCAGATATCACCCAGAAGAGAATGTTAACTTCTGATGTTTCTGAGGAACGAGGAAAAGAAGTTTCTGTTCTTCCTAGGGCCCCATTACTGAGCTGTCCTGCCCCACACTTGCACAGGTGGAACTTTTCTGATTCACTTTCACAGAAACAGTTTGGTGAAGAAGAATATTCCTACCATGGACTAGTCAAAGTGGTTTGGTACAAGGGTGTTACCTATAGACTAACCCATAAACATATGAACTCAATAGAGATTTATCCTGGAGATGGATCTGTTTTCAAATCAGAAGGAGCTTATTTGGGGaactattttacatattattCCATTCAAGAAGaatcagaagagagagaagagaaaacttaCTCAGTAAATAACCTTCCTCCGGATAGGCCAGGAAGTCCATTTTCTGTGTGTTCTCTAATTAAACAGGCAACCAGAATTCTTCAGCATTGTGCCAAGATGAGGCTTTCTTTAAGCCATAACTATCGTATATGCTGCCCTGGGATAAATGACAGCAGTGTACTATTGCCTTTGCTTTTGAGAGAATCGTTCGTGCCCTGCGTGGGAAGATTTCTTGCATACTCAGATGACAAAGTACATGCTATCTTTTTAGATGGCATTACTTTAACCCTGAATTGGAATTTTGGCTCTTTTATTGAAAGAGACAGGTAA